The region GGCGACCATCCTGGACAGCGAGGGCGTGGCGATCCGCGCCGGGCACCACTGCGCGCAGCCGCTGATGAAGCGCCTGGGCGTGGGCAGCACCGCGCGTGCGTCGTTCTATCTCTACAACACCACGGAAGAGGTCGATCGCCTGGTGGATGCGCTCGGCAAGGCCCGCACGCTCTTCGGGTACTGAGATGGCGATGCCGAACGCGGCGCTCGGTGCGCTGTACCAGGAAGTGATCCTGAAGCACTACCGCGACTCGTCGCACCGCGGCGAGCTGGCGGAGCGCGACGCCGAGATCCAGATGAACAACCCCACCTGCGGCGACGCCATCGTGCTCCACCTGCGCCTGCGCGGGGGCAGGGTGGACGCGATCCGCTTCAGCGGCCACGGCTGCGCCATCTCGCAGGCCAGCGCGTCGATGATGGCGAAGCAGCTGGAGGGAAAGACGACGGAAGAGTCCGGGGAGCTCATCGCCCGCTTCAAGGACCTCGTCCACGGCGACGC is a window of Longimicrobiaceae bacterium DNA encoding:
- a CDS encoding SUF system NifU family Fe-S cluster assembly protein, with protein sequence MAMPNAALGALYQEVILKHYRDSSHRGELAERDAEIQMNNPTCGDAIVLHLRLRGGRVDAIRFSGHGCAISQASASMMAKQLEGKTTEESGELIARFKDLVHGDADAARDKRLGELRALAGVAKFPVRVRCAMLAWNALEEAAKQAGA